A portion of the Bacillus thuringiensis genome contains these proteins:
- a CDS encoding DUF3929 family protein, translating to MVYHLENGETIKDVKEFCYRDQGKVLERVANRVMDNREVTAIDKQGTIISIACEDIVKVELDYITES from the coding sequence ATGGTATACCATTTAGAAAATGGAGAAACAATTAAAGATGTAAAAGAATTTTGCTATCGAGACCAAGGGAAAGTGTTAGAAAGAGTAGCAAATCGTGTAATGGATAATAGAGAAGTGACGGCGATTGATAAACAAGGAACAATCATTTCAATAGCATGTGAGGACATTGTAAAGGTGGAACTTGATTACATAACAGAAAGTTAA
- a CDS encoding GntR family transcriptional regulator, with protein MNIIISNSSQDPIYVQIRKQLSQLILNGGLKGGDQLPSIRSLAKELQISVITTKRAYEELEKEGYIETVAGKGTYVSRKNNELLKEQRLRLLESKAEEIVNESKVLQLSLEELQQMIACLYKGE; from the coding sequence ATGAATATTATTATTTCGAATTCTTCCCAAGACCCTATTTATGTGCAAATAAGAAAACAATTAAGCCAGCTTATTTTAAATGGCGGTTTAAAGGGTGGAGATCAATTACCGTCTATTCGTAGCTTAGCGAAGGAATTACAAATTAGTGTCATTACAACGAAGCGTGCATACGAGGAGCTTGAAAAAGAAGGATATATAGAAACTGTTGCTGGGAAGGGGACTTATGTTTCACGTAAAAATAATGAACTATTAAAAGAACAAAGGCTTCGCCTATTGGAAAGTAAAGCGGAAGAGATTGTGAATGAAAGTAAAGTGTTGCAGCTTTCACTTGAAGAATTGCAGCAGATGATTGCGTGTTTATATAAGGGGGAATAA
- a CDS encoding ABC transporter ATP-binding protein, giving the protein MLELKNVCKSYEDFAVKNISFALPRGYIMGFVGPNGAGKSTTIKMIMNLIRKDSGDIKIFGKDNKKAEKDIKQNIGFVYDENHYYEDLTCEQMKRIIAPLYKKWDENQYQSYMQRLQVPKYKKIKELSKGMKMKFAIAIALSHHAEFIIMDEPTAGLDPVVRSELLDMLQEIVMEDEVSVLFSTHITTDLERIADYITFINDGEIIFTGEKDELMENYVIVKGSNDLLDREGKELFVGLRKNKFGFEGLAKDKQAIIDWFGNEVVIEKPTLDDIIVYTAKGRGAYASARI; this is encoded by the coding sequence ATGTTAGAGCTAAAAAATGTTTGTAAAAGTTATGAAGATTTTGCAGTGAAAAATATAAGTTTTGCATTACCACGAGGATATATTATGGGGTTTGTCGGACCAAATGGTGCTGGGAAAAGTACAACGATCAAAATGATTATGAATTTAATTAGAAAAGATAGCGGCGATATAAAAATTTTTGGCAAAGACAATAAGAAAGCCGAAAAGGACATAAAACAAAATATTGGTTTTGTATATGATGAAAATCATTATTACGAAGATTTAACGTGTGAACAAATGAAACGTATTATTGCACCGTTATATAAAAAGTGGGACGAAAATCAATACCAATCGTATATGCAAAGATTGCAAGTTCCAAAGTATAAAAAAATTAAAGAGCTATCTAAAGGGATGAAAATGAAGTTTGCGATTGCCATCGCACTTTCACATCATGCAGAGTTTATCATTATGGATGAGCCGACAGCAGGATTAGATCCAGTTGTCCGAAGTGAATTACTTGATATGTTGCAAGAAATTGTAATGGAAGATGAAGTATCTGTATTATTCTCAACCCACATTACAACGGATTTAGAACGTATTGCAGATTATATTACGTTTATCAACGATGGAGAAATTATATTTACTGGTGAAAAAGATGAATTAATGGAGAACTACGTAATCGTAAAGGGAAGCAATGATTTATTAGATCGAGAAGGAAAAGAACTATTTGTTGGATTACGAAAAAATAAATTTGGTTTTGAAGGTTTAGCGAAGGATAAACAAGCAATTATCGATTGGTTTGGAAATGAGGTTGTAATAGAAAAGCCTACATTAGACGATATCATCGTTTACACTGCGAAAGGGAGAGGTGCTTATGCGTCAGCTCGTATATAA
- the gcvPB gene encoding aminomethyl-transferring glycine dehydrogenase subunit 2, protein MKNQDQALIFEVTKEGRVGYSLPKLDVEEVKLEDVFESDYIRVEDAELPEVSELDIMRHYTALSNRNHGVDSGFYPLGSCTMKYNPKINENVARFAGFANIHPLQDEKTVQGAMELMYDLQEHLIEITGMDTVTLQPAAGAHGEWTGLMLIRAYHEANGDFNRTKVIVPDSAHGTNPASATVAGFETITVKSNENGLVDLEDLKRVVNEETAALMLTNPNTLGLFEENILEMAEIVHNAGGKLYYDGANLNAVLSQARPGDMGFDVVHLNLHKTFTGPHGGGGPGSGPVGVKADLIPYLPKPILEKTENGYHFNYDRPEAIGRVKPFYGNFGINVRAYTYIRSMGPDGLRAVTEYAVLNANYMMRRLAPFYDLPFDRHCKHEFVLSGRRQKKLGVRTLDIAKRLLDFGYHPPTIYFPLNVEECIMIEPTETESKETLDGFIDKMIQIAKEVEENPEVVQEAPHTTVIKRLDETMAARKPVLRYAKLAPVQV, encoded by the coding sequence ATGAAGAACCAAGACCAAGCACTTATTTTTGAAGTGACTAAAGAAGGCCGCGTAGGATATAGCTTACCCAAATTAGATGTAGAAGAAGTAAAATTAGAAGATGTATTTGAGAGCGATTATATTCGCGTTGAAGATGCAGAGCTTCCAGAAGTATCTGAACTTGATATTATGCGCCATTACACAGCGCTTTCAAACCGTAACCACGGCGTTGATTCTGGATTCTACCCACTTGGATCTTGTACGATGAAATATAATCCGAAAATTAATGAAAACGTGGCTCGTTTCGCAGGCTTTGCAAATATTCATCCACTGCAAGATGAAAAGACAGTACAAGGTGCAATGGAATTAATGTACGACTTACAAGAGCATTTAATTGAAATTACAGGTATGGATACTGTTACTTTACAACCAGCAGCTGGTGCACACGGAGAATGGACAGGTTTAATGTTAATTCGTGCATACCATGAAGCGAATGGTGACTTTAACCGTACGAAAGTAATTGTGCCTGACTCTGCTCACGGAACGAATCCAGCATCTGCAACTGTAGCTGGTTTTGAAACAATTACAGTAAAATCAAATGAAAATGGCCTTGTTGACTTAGAAGACTTAAAACGTGTTGTAAACGAAGAAACAGCAGCACTTATGTTAACAAATCCTAATACATTAGGTCTATTTGAAGAAAATATTTTAGAAATGGCAGAAATCGTCCATAATGCAGGCGGTAAATTATACTATGATGGTGCAAACTTAAATGCGGTATTAAGCCAAGCGCGCCCAGGAGATATGGGATTTGACGTTGTGCATTTAAACCTTCATAAAACATTTACAGGTCCTCACGGCGGTGGTGGCCCAGGTTCTGGTCCAGTAGGTGTGAAAGCTGATTTAATTCCGTACTTACCAAAACCGATTTTAGAAAAAACGGAAAATGGTTATCACTTCAACTACGACCGTCCAGAAGCAATTGGTCGTGTGAAACCATTCTATGGTAACTTCGGAATTAACGTTCGTGCATACACGTATATTCGCTCTATGGGTCCAGATGGCTTGCGTGCAGTAACTGAGTATGCTGTATTAAATGCGAACTATATGATGAGAAGATTAGCGCCATTCTACGATCTTCCATTCGATAGACATTGTAAGCATGAATTTGTATTATCAGGTCGTCGTCAAAAGAAACTTGGTGTACGTACATTAGATATTGCAAAACGTCTGCTTGATTTCGGTTACCATCCACCAACAATTTACTTCCCATTAAATGTGGAAGAATGTATTATGATTGAGCCGACAGAAACAGAATCAAAAGAAACATTAGATGGTTTCATTGATAAGATGATTCAAATCGCTAAAGAAGTAGAAGAAAATCCAGAAGTTGTACAAGAAGCACCGCATACGACAGTCATTAAACGTTTAGACGAAACGATGGCTGCACGTAAACCAGTTTTACGTTATGCAAAGCTAGCTCCTGTACAAGTTTGA
- the gcvT gene encoding glycine cleavage system aminomethyltransferase GcvT, with amino-acid sequence MITLQRTPLFDVYAKYGGKTIDFGGWELPVQFSSIKEEHEAVRTAAGLFDVSHMGEVEVKGVDSLAFLQRVVTNDVSTLKVGGAQYTAMCYENGGTVDDLLIYKRGEEDYLLVINASNIEKDYEWLASHVIGDATVVNVSSEVAQLAIQGPKAEGILQKVVSEDLKEIKFFKFKNDILVDGIPALVSRTGYTGEDGFEIYCKSEDAAKLWEKLLEVGAEEGLKACGLGARDTLRFEATLPLYGQELSKDITPIEAGIGFAVKPNKEADFFGKETLKEQKENGAPRKLVGIEVIERGIPRTHYPVFIGEEKIGEVTSGTQSPTLKKSIGLALIDVKYAAVDTEVEIEIRNKRVKAVVVPTPFYKRSK; translated from the coding sequence ATGATTACATTACAACGTACACCGTTATTTGATGTATACGCGAAGTATGGTGGGAAAACAATCGACTTCGGTGGTTGGGAATTACCAGTTCAATTTTCAAGCATTAAAGAAGAACATGAAGCTGTACGTACAGCTGCAGGTTTGTTCGATGTGTCTCATATGGGAGAAGTTGAAGTAAAAGGTGTAGATAGTTTAGCATTTTTACAACGTGTTGTTACAAATGACGTATCTACCTTAAAGGTAGGGGGCGCACAATATACAGCTATGTGCTACGAAAATGGTGGTACAGTAGATGATTTATTAATCTACAAACGTGGTGAAGAAGACTATTTATTAGTAATCAATGCATCAAATATCGAGAAAGATTACGAATGGTTAGCAAGTCATGTAATTGGCGATGCGACAGTAGTCAATGTTTCTAGTGAAGTTGCACAGCTTGCAATTCAAGGACCAAAAGCAGAAGGCATTTTACAAAAAGTTGTGTCAGAAGATTTGAAAGAAATTAAGTTCTTTAAATTTAAAAACGATATTCTTGTAGATGGAATTCCAGCACTTGTATCTCGTACAGGTTATACAGGTGAAGATGGATTCGAAATTTACTGTAAGAGTGAAGATGCTGCAAAACTTTGGGAGAAACTTCTTGAAGTTGGAGCAGAAGAAGGCTTAAAAGCATGTGGTTTAGGTGCTCGTGATACACTTCGATTCGAAGCAACATTACCACTTTATGGACAAGAATTATCAAAAGATATTACACCGATTGAAGCTGGAATTGGCTTTGCGGTAAAACCAAATAAAGAAGCAGACTTCTTTGGAAAAGAAACGTTAAAAGAGCAAAAAGAAAACGGTGCGCCTCGTAAGTTAGTCGGCATCGAAGTAATCGAACGTGGAATTCCTCGTACGCATTACCCTGTATTTATTGGAGAAGAAAAAATCGGGGAAGTAACGAGTGGTACACAATCTCCAACGTTAAAGAAAAGCATTGGTTTAGCACTAATTGATGTAAAATACGCAGCAGTTGATACAGAAGTAGAAATTGAAATTCGTAATAAACGCGTCAAAGCAGTAGTTGTTCCAACACCATTTTATAAACGTTCAAAGTAA
- the gcvPA gene encoding aminomethyl-transferring glycine dehydrogenase subunit 1 translates to MLHRYLPMTEEDKKEMLQTIGVQTIDELFSDIPESVRFKGDLKIKEAKSEPELLKELSQMASKNANLKEYASFLGAGVYDHYAPVIVDHVISRSEFYTAYTPYQPEISQGELQAIFEFQTMICELTGMDVANSSMYDGGTALAEAAMLAAGHTRKKKILVSSAVHPESRAVLETYAKGQNLEVVEINHKDGVTDLDVLQSEVDDTVACVIVQYPNFFGQVEKLADIEKIVHQQKSLFIVSSNPLSLGALTPPGKFGADIVIGDAQPFGIPTQFGGPHCGYFATTKAFMRKIPGRLVGQTVDSDGKRGFVLTLQAREQHIRRDKATSNICSNQALNALAASVAMTALGKQGVKEMARQNISKAQYAKRQFEAKGFTVTFAGPFFNEFVVDCKRPVKEVNDALLQKNIIGGYDLGRDYKEHENHMLVAVTELRTKEEIDTLVNEMGAIQ, encoded by the coding sequence ATGTTGCATCGTTATCTTCCAATGACAGAAGAAGACAAAAAAGAAATGTTACAAACGATCGGCGTTCAAACGATCGATGAGTTATTCTCTGATATTCCAGAGAGTGTTCGTTTTAAAGGGGATTTAAAAATTAAAGAAGCAAAATCAGAGCCAGAGCTTTTAAAAGAGTTATCTCAAATGGCTAGTAAAAATGCTAACTTAAAAGAGTACGCTTCTTTCTTAGGAGCAGGCGTATACGATCATTACGCTCCAGTAATTGTAGATCACGTTATCTCTCGCTCAGAATTTTATACAGCTTACACGCCATACCAACCAGAAATTTCACAAGGGGAATTACAAGCAATCTTTGAATTCCAAACAATGATTTGTGAATTAACAGGAATGGATGTAGCAAACTCTTCTATGTATGACGGGGGTACAGCTTTAGCTGAAGCGGCAATGTTAGCAGCTGGCCATACTCGCAAAAAGAAAATTCTTGTATCTAGCGCGGTTCATCCAGAATCAAGAGCAGTACTTGAAACGTATGCAAAAGGTCAAAATCTTGAAGTTGTTGAAATTAATCATAAAGATGGTGTAACAGATTTAGACGTATTACAAAGTGAAGTAGATGATACAGTTGCTTGTGTAATCGTTCAATATCCAAACTTCTTCGGACAAGTTGAAAAATTAGCTGATATTGAAAAAATCGTTCATCAACAAAAATCATTATTTATCGTTTCTTCAAATCCATTATCATTAGGCGCATTAACACCACCAGGGAAATTTGGTGCTGATATTGTAATCGGTGATGCACAACCATTCGGTATTCCAACGCAGTTTGGTGGACCGCACTGTGGTTACTTTGCAACAACGAAAGCATTTATGCGTAAAATTCCAGGACGTCTTGTTGGACAAACTGTAGATTCAGATGGTAAACGTGGATTTGTATTAACGTTACAAGCACGTGAACAGCATATTCGCCGTGATAAAGCGACATCTAACATTTGTTCAAACCAAGCGTTAAATGCATTAGCAGCTTCTGTTGCAATGACGGCACTTGGCAAACAAGGTGTGAAAGAAATGGCACGTCAAAACATTTCTAAAGCACAGTATGCAAAACGTCAATTTGAGGCGAAAGGCTTCACAGTAACATTTGCTGGACCATTCTTCAATGAGTTTGTTGTAGATTGCAAACGTCCAGTGAAAGAAGTAAACGATGCATTATTACAAAAGAATATTATCGGTGGTTACGATCTAGGCCGTGATTATAAAGAGCATGAAAACCATATGCTTGTAGCAGTAACAGAGCTTCGTACAAAAGAGGAAATTGACACACTTGTAAATGAAATGGGGGCTATCCAATGA